GACCTTTCAGAAATGTCACACAATAAATCACACATATATTGTTGAAATGCTTCAAAAAAAATTCACCAACTTGAATGCAGTCATTAAGTGAGTATGTTTATTGTTGCTTGGGCAAACCACTATACTGTAGGATCACATAACCATCAGAAACAAGGATTTGTGCGCTGTACAGCCAAACTTGTGCGCTTTTTCCAACTACAACAGGAAGCAAGTAAACAAGTTAGTTCCTCATGGGTTTCCCCGCAGCATATGCAATAGTGTTACTCATTGTTGGGAATTTTTATTACACTGTTTTTGGAATGATAGTTGGGCAATAGGGTCCATGACAAGAGGGTGACCAATTGCACAGTGTAAACCGGTTACAGTACACCGCTGAGAAAGTTTTGGGCCAAGCTGCAGGACAGGCCTGTTCCATCAGGCTCGACGCTGATCTTCCTGCACACTCCGTCTTCAATATACATGGCATACCTGCGTATTCAGACAACCAGGATTAGCAGAGGCAGTTTAGGAGGTGAAAATGTCAATTCCACATGAAGAAACCATAATCGTGATTAACAGACAAGTTCAGGAAGATAAACTCACCTTTGAGATCTAAAATTTCCAAGCACCTGGACCATCTGATTATTGTTCAGGAGCAAACCCACAGCCTGTATAGGGAAGAAGTGATTTATAACATCTATATGGGACATTCTGCAGggctggtgcaaactgctgttaCACACATTAAAAAAGCATCATCTTATATGTTTATTAAGAtcattctattatctattgaaacccacaatcatatttaaaatatcagtaagcttaaagggttagttcagccaaaattgaaaattcagttccaaacccataagaccttcattcatcttcgcaacacaagtaatttttgatgaaatccaagaggtcTCTGactctcccatagacagcaaATGTACAACCACGTTCAAGCCAAGGCtcagaaaagtaccaagatgatggacaaagtagtccatgtgacatcagtggttctactgcaatttttacgaagctacgagaatactttttgtgcgcaaagaaaacaaaaataaagactttattgcACATTTTCGTCTCTGCTGTGTCAGTTGTGGACGCGCGTTCATGAGAGTACGTTACCACGACGCGCATGCGTGTGTGGCGGCGCCGGTGCTGAACCAGATCCGGCGTTATGACGCATGCGTCAGGGTACTTTCGTGAACCCGcgtcagtgttgccagacgtacgataattatcgtatttgtaccataattttgacctctgtacgatcagtaataccacaatgtacgataatttcaaaattttgtgacaccatggtcgttgtaattatagagcttctattctcaaagatctagctgtgtggatcctacgtctaccttcatgattgtgaggagacttgaacgtggcgttacgcatgtctttcatccaatcttacgtcttctctaccaatatcatcgtggagaatggctctctctcacgagcacaagttaacgttcctgtcgaacttaggtcagttgtttcaaaactgaggttgttagtttaacaataaagtatagaaaatgagtgctgaaaaggataaattgctgtaacatctagattaatagctgtattttgaacgtttgactcaggtaagataattagtttagcattgcaataaagtatagaaaatgagtgctgaaaaggataaatagctgtaacatctagataaatatctttattttgaacgtttgacacAAATACGAtcattttctcccaaatacgataattttgagcttccggtacgatacttggacatttccaatctggcaacactgacccGCGTCCACAACTGACAGAGTAGAGACAAACATGGGGAATAAagccgttatttttgttttctttgcgcacaaacaTATTCTCgcagcttcgtaaaattacatttgaactaCTAATGTCGCATGGACTACTTTGTCCATCAACTTGGTAcgtttctgagccttgaacatggtagttaacGTTACCCTTACTGtctctgggatttcatcaaaaataggtatttgtgttccgaagatgaacgaatgtccggatttggaacaacatgagggtgagtaattaatgacagaatgttcatttttgggtgaactaaacctttaatacATATAAAATCATCAGGGAGCTAACCCTAAATTTTGACTTATAAAAATAATACGTAAATATGTTTGTGTTTCATtccattgtttttaaaaatatctttttgattgaaaaaagttaagtaaaaaatatttattttctttgtaaattatgaaactttgtttacaaaaaaaggtCCTGCATTTTAATGTCTCTAAAagaagtgtatgttttagtccattggctgagactgattttaactaacgttacacccctacatttatgatcaggaaatatttgtcACTCACTCTCATAGCTACATGAGAGaaccatcattttgaggtaaatgtgttcaaaagtctgtgtgtaactttaaaggaTGTCACCACCACCGTACACATTTTTGTAtcattaaacacttttttgggagttattccataaaacatagtttttatatgtgtacaactgttcagaactgtgctagctaaccatgtgctgattcaCATCTTTGAGCTagattcaaaagtatctaaaattgtcactatatACTAGAAAGTAGACTGAATTATCAACCAAGATGTTATGATTTTtttccttttacaaagaaaaactggattCAAACATAACAAATCTAATAAactacacttgaaatattgttaagaTTTCaaatgttattgatttacctctgaagagctttttaataaaatagcaaaacgTATATTTACAATATAGATGTAAGCTAAATCTTAATAgctcaatataacccttctaattaaattatatattactgtttcaGTAATGACAAATTtgaggagaggacaaatattccaaaactttctgaaaatacaatatttatatagaattgactgcacaattactagaaatgtgtactttGCATTCACGCAAAATTTGTGGAATAAGACTTTGAACCAGTGGCCTATATGTGTCAGTCAAAGACTAACTAAAGTAAACATTTAATCCTGGATGAAGGTGGAGGTCAGAAGCAATAGTCACCTGTGTGAACGCTCCTGTGGGATCAGCCAGCATCCGCACCTATAACAGATCAATCATATAATGATGTAATAGATGATTCCAGTCTATCCCTTAACAAGTCtaattagactgtgttttagtaAAAAGCAGGGTAATTAAAGGCGGAGAGTTTTCTTACCCTGCCGTCGGCTCCGTTCTGCTTTCCCCAGGCGGACATGACAAATGCATCATTAACAGAAATGCATGCGATCTCACATATACCTCTGGCCCTCAAATCCTCAGACATCTGGATGAACCCTGGGAGATGAGACTGAAAACAGAGTCGACACCATTAGGGCTTATTCAACCAAACTATTCGAACagttcatttgtgttctgaaggtcttacaggtttgaaacgacatgatagtgagtaattaatgacagaatgtttgtTTTTGGGTGGACTACCCCTTTAATAAAATGCATATAGCCTTGTACTATACAGTATTTGTTACAGCTTAAATGCCAGGATGTTGATACCTTTGAACATCCAGGTGTGAAGGCTCCTGGCACACCAAAAAGCACTCCTCTTTTGCCCCTGAAGAGTTGGGCCATTGAGATGCCATTTCCAGGGTCTCCCTCATGCACCATTACATCAGGAAGACATTGACCAACCTGAAGAAAATTAccagcaacataaaacatgataCAACTGATCAAACAGCTTCATTTCTTAATCCATTACTTATCAAGTCAATTAATTTTCACAGCAACAAATACACAAGGGCTCTGATCATAACAACTCTTTCAAGTAAACTGTGAACAATTTCAATGATTATATGGTGTCCCCACAAAAAAGGACACTTGATTAAATCATTCTTGTGATCATAAAGACCTTATGATTTAAATGCTTATTCCTTAATGCTTTAGAATCCATGACTCATACTCAACAAGGAACttattaacttattttttaatccctTATATATTTATAATCCCTTTAACACccatatgtcatccaagatggtttttgaggaatacattctaggatttttctccatatagtggacttcaatgggttgatgttctaaattgcagtttcaaaaggctctacataaCCCCAggtgaagaataagggtcttatctagggaaacgattggtcattgaaaaaaaaaaaaatacaaatggatatactttttaaccgcaaatgcttgtctttaagcattacatagtcacattggaaaggtcacgtgtgatgtaggcggaagtaccgacccggtgtttacaaagcgagcaggcaaagaaagtcaaaaaaagg
The genomic region above belongs to Garra rufa chromosome 19, GarRuf1.0, whole genome shotgun sequence and contains:
- the prdx5 gene encoding peroxiredoxin-5, mitochondrial translates to MISTTLLQKGVLASLCIRMQHTTPMTSMQIQVGQCLPDVMVHEGDPGNGISMAQLFRGKRGVLFGVPGAFTPGCSKSHLPGFIQMSEDLRARGICEIACISVNDAFVMSAWGKQNGADGRVRMLADPTGAFTQAVGLLLNNNQMVQVLGNFRSQRYAMYIEDGVCRKISVEPDGTGLSCSLAQNFLSGVL